A DNA window from Barnesiella intestinihominis YIT 11860 contains the following coding sequences:
- a CDS encoding glycosidase, producing MVQELERLRKEYEALISRKNEKCNKNNGVYVRYKYPVLTAEHAPLIWRYDFDEKTNPYMEERIGINATMNSGAIKLNGKYYLVVRVEGDDRKSFFAVAESDSPVDGFRFWDYPILMPETDIPDTNMYDMRLTAHEDGWIYGIFCAERKDPNARPGDLSAAVASAGIARTKDLKTWERLPDLKTRSQQRNVVLHPEFVNGKYALYTRPQDGFIDTGNGGGIGWALVDDICHAEVHDEVIINKREYHTIKEVKNGEGPHPIKTEKGWLHLAHGVRCCAAGLRYVLYLYMTSLEDPTKMIAEPAGYFMAPVDEERIGDVSNVLFSNGWIADEDGKVYIYYASSDTRMHVAESTVDRLVDYCLHTPVDGLRSIESVRTIIAMVDHNKKILK from the coding sequence ATGGTACAAGAGTTAGAGAGATTGAGAAAAGAGTATGAGGCTCTTATTTCAAGAAAAAACGAGAAATGCAATAAAAACAACGGGGTTTACGTTCGATATAAGTATCCTGTGTTGACTGCCGAACATGCTCCTTTGATTTGGAGATATGACTTCGACGAGAAGACCAATCCCTATATGGAGGAGCGTATCGGTATCAATGCGACGATGAATTCGGGTGCTATTAAATTGAACGGAAAGTATTACTTGGTGGTGCGAGTGGAAGGCGATGATCGTAAGTCTTTCTTTGCAGTGGCCGAGAGTGATAGCCCGGTGGACGGATTTCGTTTTTGGGACTATCCTATTTTGATGCCCGAAACAGATATTCCCGATACCAATATGTATGACATGCGTCTTACTGCACATGAAGATGGCTGGATTTACGGTATCTTTTGTGCCGAACGCAAAGATCCCAATGCACGTCCGGGAGATTTGTCGGCAGCAGTTGCTTCGGCCGGAATCGCTCGTACGAAAGATTTGAAAACGTGGGAGCGTCTTCCCGATTTAAAGACTCGTAGCCAGCAGCGTAATGTCGTTTTGCATCCCGAGTTCGTGAATGGGAAATATGCTCTTTATACCCGTCCGCAAGACGGTTTCATCGATACGGGAAACGGTGGAGGCATAGGCTGGGCTTTGGTCGATGATATTTGCCATGCAGAGGTACACGACGAAGTAATTATCAATAAACGGGAATATCATACGATTAAAGAAGTGAAAAATGGAGAGGGTCCTCACCCGATTAAGACTGAAAAAGGGTGGTTGCATCTTGCTCATGGGGTTCGTTGTTGTGCTGCCGGATTGCGCTATGTGCTCTATCTTTACATGACTTCTTTGGAGGATCCGACCAAAATGATTGCAGAGCCTGCCGGATATTTCATGGCCCCGGTCGATGAAGAACGCATAGGAGATGTTTCGAATGTTTTGTTTTCCAATGGTTGGATTGCCGATGAAGACGGGAAAGTGTACATATACTATGCTTCGTCCGATACGCGTATGCACGTTGCCGAATCGACAGTAGACCGTTTGGTGGATTATTGCTTGCATACGCCTGTCGACGGATTGCGTTCGATAGAATCGGTACGGACTATTATCGCTATGGTCGATCATAATAAAAAAATATTGAAATAA